A region of the Leeuwenhoekiella sp. MAR_2009_132 genome:
TTACCTGCGATTAAAATCACATCAAAAGAGCCGGCAACACCTATTTCATCATAATTGCCTAAATCCCGATTATTTGTAACCAGATTACCATTTCCCTGTATTTTTTTACTGCCCCAGGATTGAGCATTTGCAGTAGCGGCTATTAAAACAAGCGCTACGAGTAGTGTTAATTTTCTCATTATTGATTTACATTATTTGATTAATTGACTTTATAAAAACTTACCCCACCGTATTCAGAATTTACAGTGATTGTATTTTTTGATGAAGCGCTACCGTAATAGCCTTCATAGTATTTATCTGTTGATTCGATTTGTCTTTTTGTGACTTCTAAATTTTCATCTCCTTTAAGACTTGCATAATCAAGTTTGATTGTAAATCTAAAATTAGCGTTTGCATTGTATCCCACTTTTACTCCTGCATATTCTGTATTTATACGCACGTCTCCGGCATTAGCGGTGATTTCTTCAATCTTGAGAGAGCCATAATCCATATTGATATCTAGCGCGCCATTTATTTTACCTAAGCGTACACTAAGATAGTCTGAGCTCCCTTCAACAGTACCCACTGCATTAGCGCTGATGCTTCCGTAATCGCAGTTGTATTTTAGATATTTTAAGCTTCCAAAGTTAGATTTTGTATAATCTGCACTCAAAAGCACCTTATCTGCTTTATCGAGTGTAAACGAACTGTAATCTGCGCTAATTTTTCCGTTTTTCATATATGCGATATTTGAGTTGTTTGTGTAATCAAAACTCAATAAATTATTGTCACCTAATAATTCGCCTATATCTAAATGACCGTAATCACACGAAATCTTCGCCTGGCCTTTGATTTTATCTAGTGAAATGCCGCCATAATCATTACTTAAATCTGCATTGTTTGTTACAGGCATTTTAATTTTATAATTAATTTCCATGTTTACGTTGTTGCTTCCAGAAGTAAAGGCGCTCCACCATGAGCTATTGCTTTCAGAAATTTCGGTAATTGCAGAAACCATTGTTGCATCACCCTGAAACTTAACATCAATGTCATTAAGTTTTTTAATCACTTTGTCTTCGTCATTCCCGTTGGTTTTAACGGTAACTTCAATCGTAATGCGGTTTTGATCCCAGGTGATTACATCTACGTTGCCATAGCTATTATTAATTTTAAGTAATGCGTTTGCATTTACCGTGTACTCTTTAGATATTTTTTTCTCTTTAGTATATCTGCCTCCTAACTTGGGATCTGTAGTATGTGCAATTGCAGAAAACGTAGAGACAAACAGAAGTAGTATAAATTTAAAGTAGTTGGTTTTCATAATCTGTATTTTTGATTGATTCAATTTCTTCTAAAACTGAGGTTAATAAGTTGATGCGTGCTTGAAAGTTTGAAATCATCGCATAAATAACACGTTTGTCTTCACCACTTTCGGTTAAGTCTTTAGTCAGTTTTGAGTAATCATTTTCTAAGACTTTTAATTGTTTAAGAGCGTCGTTTACTAGTTTTTGAGTTTCTGGGGTACGGGCCTCATTGATGTTGTACAATTCTTCTTCAATTGCTTTAGTAAAGAAGTCCTGAGTTTTTGCCATTTCTGGCGATACAGCTGCCAGATCTGCAATTACCGATGGGTGATAAGTGCTGTACCCCACAAAAAACACTATTAGCACTGCTGCCGCAGCAGCTAATGGCTTCCTCCAGTTTAGTTTACGTACTGAGTTTTGATTTACCGGGGTAGCTTTCAATTTGGCTAAAAAGCGTGCCTCGTGATCATCGGCTGGTTCTGCGATATCAAAACAGTTGCGCTGTTCTTCAAACCAGTTGTCTAAATTATTTTTCATAGTATTTAATCTCTTATTAAATCACTTAATTTTTTCCGCAGGCTATCTTTAGCCCTTGATACCGTAGTTCTGCAATTAGCATAACTAATGTTTAGAATTTCACTCATTTCTTCATAGTCAAAACCTTCAATTAGGTTTAAGGTAAGCGCAACTCTGTAATTTTCTTTAAGTTCGTTCATCGTCTGCAGCACGCGTTGAACTTCAAAACTACTGGTGTCGCAATCTGTTATTCCCTGATCGTCTTCGAGCTTGTATAACGAGTCGTCCAGGTCATCTTCTTTTAGACGTTTTCTTTTATTATAGCTACTTATGCTGTTGTTAACCACTATACGCTTCAACCAGCTTCCAAAAGAAGATTCTGCATTATAGCTTTCTAGCTTAGTAAAAGCACTTAAAAACGATTCTTGCATGATGTCTTCTGCTTCATTACTATCTTTAACAATGCGCAATGAGGTATTGTACATCGCTTTGTAATAGCGTTTGTAAACAGCGAGCTGTGCTTGCTGATTTCCGTTTTTGCATTGCTCTAAAAGCAAATCAATATGATGGTTAGTTGTGTTCAATTGGTTTGTGCTTCATTATAAAGATAGACCTGTTTTTATTTTGTTACAGTTGCTATTAAAATATTTCATTTATTAGGTCTTTACGGTGGCATATTAATTGAAATATAGGTAGTGTAAGAAAGCCTGAAAGTATTTAATATAGTGCTTTACAGGTCTTTAAATCAAATAAAAAAAGTTTACATTTCACACAGATTAATTCAATTTGTGACAATGTGACGTTAAATAGTATGGCTAGAACAAAATTTACAAATCTTGACAATCTGTCATTGCAGGATTTTGATGGTGAAGCAGATTTAATCCCATTGATGACCCCAGAAGACGAGGAAGAGATAAATAAAGAAGAATTACCCGAAACCTTACCCATTTTACCACTCAGAAATACGGTATTGTTTCCCGGTGTTGTAATTCCAATTACAGCAGGACGCGATATGTCTATAGATCTTATTAATGAGGCAAACAAGGGTTCAAAAATCATTGGTGTAGTTTCTCAAAAAGACGAGTCTGTAGAAAATCCAACGGCAGATGATATAAATACCACCGGTGTTGTGGCGCGTATTCTTAGAGTTTTAAAGATGCCAGACGGTAATGTTACCGTAATTATTCAGGGAAAAAAGCGTTTTAATATCGCTGAGGTTATAACTGAAAAACCCTATATAGTAGCCACAGTTCGCGAAGTGCCTGAACTGCGCCCTGAGAAAGGCAATGAAGAGTTTAAAGCTATTATTGAGTCTATTAAGGAGCAGGCATTGCAGATAATTAAGCAATCTCCAAATATTCCTAGTGAGGCCGGCTTTGCAATCAAGAATATTGAAAGTGAGTCTTTTCTAATCAATTTTGTGAGTTCAAATATGAACTTAACGGTTGAAGAAAAACAGAAACTTTTAGAAATAGGAGATTTAAAAGAGCGTGCCTTGCAGACGCTGCGTCATATGAATACCGAGATGCAGAAGTTAGAGCTTAAGAACGATATTCAAAATCGTGTGCATAATGACATGAGTCAGCAGCAAAGAGAGTATTTCTTGCATCAGCAAATGAAGACTATTCAGGAAGAGCTAGGCGGTGTATCTCAAGAAGATGAGTTAGAAGAAATGCGCCTGCGCGGAAAGAAAAAGAATTGGGATGAAAAGGTTGCGAAGCACTTCAATAAGGAACTCGCAAAAATGCAACGTATGAATCCGCAGGTGGCAGAGTACAGCATTCAGCGTAATTATCTTGATTTATTTTTAGACCTTCCGTGGAATAAATTCAGTAAAGATAAATTTGACCTAAAACGTGCAAAACGAATTCTAGATCGTGATCATTATGGTCTTGATGATGTAAAAAAACGGATTATAGAATATCTCGCAGTATTAAAACTGCGTAATGATATGAAGTCGCCTATATTGTGTTTGTATGGTCCACCGGGAGTAGGTAAAACCTCTTTGGGTAAATCTGTTGCAGAGGCTTTAGGAAGGGAGTATGTACGTATGAGTTTAGGTGGCTTACGAGACGAAGCAGAAATACGGGGTCATCGTAAAACTTATATAGGTGCGATGCCTGGCCGTATTTTACAAAGTCTTAAAAAGGCAGGGACCAGCAATCCGGTTTTTGTTCTAGATGAGGTAGATAAATTAAGCAACAGTAATCAGGGAGATCCTTCTTCTGCTTTATTAGAAGTTTTAGATCCTGAACAAAATGCAGATTTTCACGATAACTTCTTAGAATTAGGTTTTGACCTTTCTAAAGTTATGTTTATAGCAACTGCAAATAATTTAGGTGCAATACAGCCTGCGCTACGCGACCGTATGGAAATTATAAATGTTACCGGTTATACCATCGAAGAAAAGGTAGAAATAGGTAAGCGTCATTTATTACCAAAACAATTAAAAGAGCACGGTGTTAAAGATGATCAATTAAAAATTGCGAAGCCTCAACTAGAGAAAATCGTAGAGGGTTATACCCGAGAATCTGGAGTACGTGGCTTAGAAAAGCAAATTGCAAAAATGGTACGCTATGCAGCCAAAAATATTGCAATGGAAGAAGAGTATAAAGTAAAGGTTGATAATGAGATCGTTATAGATGTTTTAGGTGCTCCTAAGTTAGAGCGCAATAAGTATGAAAACAACGATGTTGCCGGTGTTGTTACAGGTCTTGCCTGGACACAGGTAGGTGGTGATATTCTGTTTATAGAATCTATTCTATCTAAAGGTAAAGGAGTTCTTTCGGTTACCGGAAACCTGGGTAAAGTGATGAAAGAAAGTGCTACCCTTGCGTTAGAATATATTAAATCAAATGCAGAATTATTGAATCTGGATCCTTCCGTTTTTGAGAAGTATAACGTACACATTCACGTGCCGGAAGGTGCAACGCCTAAAGATGGACCAAGCGCCGGTATAACGATGCTAACATCATTAGTTTCTTTATTTACCCAACGTAAGGTGAAAAAGAGTCTTGCAATGACAGGAGAAATTACTTTAAGAGGTAAAGTACTTCCCGTAGGTGGAATTAAAGAAAAAATTCTGGCAGCAAAGCGCGCGCACATAAAAGAGATTATTATGTGCAGAGAAAACGAGCGTGACATTAAAGAAATTAATGAAGAATATCTAAAAGGTCTTACTTTTCATTATGTAAACGATATGAGTGAAGTACTCGATATTGCTCTTACACAAGAGAAAGTTTCTAAGGCAAAAGAGCTGTAAGAACAGCGTTTAATATAGCTAAAACCCGTTACTCTCTGAGTTAGCGGGTTTTTTTATGGGCTAGAAATAAAGTATTATTGTAAACGTTTTAATAATGACCGGGAGCCTGTTTGCTTTATGATAAAAAAACTACTAGTTCTTATTTCTATAGCTTATGCTTCAGGTCTTTGGGCTCAATTGGGAGGGCGGTCAACCTATCAATTTCTTAATTTAGTATCTTCTCCTAAACAGGCTGCGATGGGAGGTAAAGTAGTAACAGATTATAGTTACGATCCCACAGCTGCATTATTTAATCCTGCGACTATTAATGCAGCGATGGATAATCAACTTTCACTTAATTACGTCAACTATCTCGCAGATGTGAATTACGGTACCGCAAGTTATGCGTATTTGTATGACAGGCGTACGCAAGTCATTCACGCCGGAGTTACCTATGTTAATTACGGAAATTTCTCGGGATATGATGAGCAAGGTAATGCGACATCAGATTTTAGCGGTGGGGAAGTAGCGTTGTCATTAGGCTACGCATATAATATTCCATATACCGATTTATTTATAGGAGCAAACCTAAAGTTGATATCCTCTAAATTAGAACAGTATAGTTCCCTGGGAGGAGCAATAGACTTGGGTTTTATCTATGTAAACGAAGATATAAATCTTAATATAGGAGGCGTGGTGCGCAATCTGGGAACGCAGTTTACGGCTTATGATGCAGTTTATGAAAAGCTTCCGTTAGAGATTGATATAGGAATTTCTCAACAACCTGCACACGTACCGCTACGCTGGCATTTTACCTTAGAAAATCTCCAAAACTGGAATCTTGCATTTGAAAATCCTAACAGGGCAACTTCAGATTTAAATGGAAATTCAACGCCAGAAACAATACGTTTTTTTGATGAGGCCCTTCGGCATATGATCATAGGAGCAGAATTGTTTCCAGATAAAGGTTTCAATATTCGTGTGGGATACAACCTGCGCAGAGCAGAAGAATTACGGATTCTAGATCAGCGTAGTTTTGCAGGTCTTAGTGCCGGTTTTTCTGTTAAGTTTAATAAATTGCGGCTTAGTTACAGCTACGCCAGATACAACAGCGCAGCGAGTTCAGGATTTTTTGGTTTAAATATGGACTTAAGGTAAAGCAAGGCTCTGTTCTAATAAGAGCTACATTCTAATCTTCAATCTTAAAAATTTGAAAAAGATAACTATAGCCATTGATGGCTTCTCATCTACAGGTAAAAGTACAGTCGCAAAAATGCTGGCTAAAGAATTAGACTATATTTATGTAGATACCGGTGCGATGTATAGAGCTGTAACCTTGTTTGCAATGCGGAAACTTTTTATAAAAGATGGGCATTTTGATAAAGAAGGATTAATACGTAATCTGTTTTTAGTATCCGTAAATTTTAAATTGAATCCGGTGACAGGGATTGCAGATGTTTATTTGAATAACGAGAATGTAGAAAAGGAAATTAGAACTCTAGAGGTATCTAATTTTGTTAGTCCTATTGCTGCTATTTCTGAAGTGCGCCAACTCCTTGTTCAAAAGCAACATGAGATGGGAAAAGAAAAGGGTATCGTGATGGACGGTCGCGATATAGGAACTGTTGTTTTTCCTGATGCAGAGCTTAAGGTATTTATGACTGCCAGCGCAGATGAGCGTGCTCGCAGACGTTATGATGAGCTCATCGCTAAAGGTGATGATGTAAGTTTTGAGGCGGTTTTAGAAAATGTGCAAAAGCGTGATCGGCTTGATACTTCACGCGAAGATTCTCCACTTGTGCAGGCAGATGATGCTATATTATTAGACAATACATACACTAATATAGAAGATCAGTTTCATATACTTCTTCAGTTAGCGAAAGACCGTATTTACGGAAGGTGCTAGCAATTAGGTTCTAAACCATTTATGGAAAAAATTAAGCTTAGCAAAAGCCTACTCTATTTAATGGCTGTAGGCGCCGGTCTTGTAGTTGCTAATAATTATTACAATCAACCACTTCTTAATTTAATGGCTAAAACTTTTGAGGTAACCGAGTCTCAGGTAAGCAGAATTCCGCTTGCTACTCAATTGGGTTATGCGTTTGGTCTATTATTTATCATTCCGCTGGGCGATAAATTTTCAAGAAGAAAAATTATACTTTTTGATTTTATAGCAATCATAGCTGCCTTGCTTGTAACAGCTATTGCTCCATCTTTGTGGATACTTACAGTCTCTAGCTTTCTTATAGGTTTTACCTCTGTAGTGCCTCAATTATTTGTGCCTATGGCTGCAGAATTAGCTACAGAAGAAACCCGAGGAAAGGTAATAGGTATTGTTATGAGTGGTCTTCTAATAGGAATTTTAGGAAGTCGTTTTTTAAGCGGATTGATTGGGGAATACTATGGTTGGCGTATTATGTATTATCTAGCAGCCGGAATCATGGTTGTTTATGCCACTTTACTATATTATAAGCTGCCTAATGTTGTAACAGATTTTAAAGGAACCTATGCAGAATTGATGCGCTCTCTGATTAATATCATGAAGACGAAGCCCGAAGTGCGCATTGCTGCCATACGTGGTGGTCTCGCTTTTGCCGGTTTTAGTGCATTTTGGACTACGCTGGTTTTTCTTATGGAAACCAACTTTGGTTATGGTAGTGCGGTATCGGGTATGTTTGGATTGCTGGGGATGATAGGTGCTTTAGGCGCTGCTCTTGCAGGAAAATTAAATGATAAATACAAACAAAAAAAACTTGTTTTAATCTTTTCGGCACTATTAATTTTATCGTGGGTCGTTTTTCAGTTTTCCGGAAATTCAATTATTGGTCTGGTTATAGGTGTTCTGCTTGTAGATTTTAGTTTACAATCGCTGCACGTTACCAATCAAAACATCATTTTCTCAAAAAATCCTGACGCCAGAAATCGGGTGAATACCATTTATATGGTAGGTTATTTTATAGGCGGTGCGTTTGGTACTGTTGCAGGTGCTTATGCCTGGGAGCATTTTCAATGGATGGGTGTTGCCACCCTGGGTCTGGTGTTTTCAATCCTAATCTTAGTATTTAATACCATACTAAAATCTGAGTAAGCTTTTTATTACACCTTTTCTTTATTTAATAGCATTACTCCATTCCTTAAGACTGCGATCATAACTGAACCGTACACGTACCGTGTTAAAGTCATTCAAAGTGCTCTAAATTATTTCAATTTCATCAAGAGTTATACAAATCCTATCAGTTCTCCTAAAGTATTTATAAGATGTACTTAAGGCTTTGCTAAAACAACTAGATGCAGAGCGTATGTTTTTTAATTTTATATCAGAAAATAAAGATAAAACTGAGATAGTATCAAAATCTACAGAATTATCTATTGCTAACATAAAAGAAAAAAGATGAGTACAGAAACTGCGGACAAACCAAAAAATAAGAATTCAGAATCTAAACAAGAATTTCTGAAAACTATAAATCCGGCTACAGGAAAAGAATTGAATCAATATGAGATGATGAGTGATGATGAGGCCAAAGAAGCCGTTGAAGCATCACACAATGCATTTTCTAAATGGAGACATGTATCGTTAGAAAAACGTGCTGAACATATTAAAAATATTGGCAAAAGTTTTAAAAAGAATAAAGATAAGCTCGTTAAGCTAATGACGGCAGAAATGGGTAAAATGCTGAGTCAGGGAGAGCAGGAAATTGATCTTTGTATTGCTATCTGTGATTATACGGCAGAAAATGGACCTAAAGAATTACAAGATGTAAACAGAACGCTTCCTGATGGAGGTAAAGGATTAATTACATATTCTCCTTTAGGTGTTATCTATGGTATTCAACCCTGGAATTTTCCAACTTATCAGGTAGTCCGATATACTATTGCCAACTTAATGGCAGGAAATAGTATTTTATTAAAACATGCCGAAAACGTAACCGGCTCTGCTTTGCTTATTAAAGAAATTTTAGATGAAGCCGGTCTTCCTGAAAACTTATTTACAGTATTGCGTATTAGCCACGATCAATCTGATGCTATTATAGATAATGACCATGTACAGGGAGTTACACTTACTGGTAGTGGGGCAGCAGGTAAAATTATTGGAGAGAAAGCTGGAAAAGCTTTAAAGAAAATGGTACTAGAATTAGGTTCTAATGACGCATACCTTGTCTTAGAAGATGCTGATGTCGATACTGCAGTTAAATGGTGCATACAAGGTAGAACTTATAATAACGGAGAAACCTGTGTTGCCGCAAAACGATTTGTGGTTACTGAAAAAGTATATGACGAATTTAAAGAAAAGTTTGTTGCCGGAATGAGCGCGTTGAAAGTAGGTGATCCTACAGATGATTCAAATGATATGGGCCCTATGGCACGTAAAGATTTGCGCGAAAAATTACACGAGCAAGTTGAAGAGAGTGTAGAAAAAGGAGCAGAAATTCTTTGTGGAGGAAAATTACCTGAAGGCGAAGGTTATTTTTACCCTGCTACTATTTTAGGAAACGTAACTCCGGGGCAACCTGCATATGATGATGAATTGTTTGGACCTGTAGCTTCACTTATTAAAGCCAAAGATGACGAGGATGCAATGCGTATTGCAAATGATAGTCGATTTGGTTTAGGTGGTGGTATTTTCTCTAAAGACGAGAAGAAAGCTTTTGAACTTGCAAAAAATCATTTTGATACAGGTATGGTATTCATAAATAGCTTTGGCGTTGCACAGCCCAATATGCCATTTGGTGGAGTGAAAAACTCAGGATATGGTAGAGAACACGGTGGGTTCGGTCTTAAAGAATTTGTAAATGAAAAAGCAATAATGAGTCTTGAAGGCTAATAATAGATAGCAATTTATAAATTAAAAATCCCTCTTCTAGATACCTAGAGGGGGATTTTTTCATTTTAATCGATTTAGAATCCAATTAGAATAAAAGTTTAAAACTTCTTCTTTGTTAAGTTCGTTATGGGTCTCGTGTCTCAATCCATCCCAAAGCTTTAGTGTAATTTGATTAGGATGTCTTGAGGCCAAAATTTGGGAAGCCCTATATTTTGTAATGGTATCTGCAGTACCATGTGCTAATAAAATGGGTGTTTGAAAGTCAAATTTTTTATCCATTAGATAAACACCATTATCATTTAATGCAAAATACATACGTATTGAAGCTATGCTGTGCACTAAAGGATCATTTAAATAGTTCTGACCTATTGTAGTGT
Encoded here:
- a CDS encoding RNA polymerase sigma factor, whose translation is MNTTNHHIDLLLEQCKNGNQQAQLAVYKRYYKAMYNTSLRIVKDSNEAEDIMQESFLSAFTKLESYNAESSFGSWLKRIVVNNSISSYNKRKRLKEDDLDDSLYKLEDDQGITDCDTSSFEVQRVLQTMNELKENYRVALTLNLIEGFDYEEMSEILNISYANCRTTVSRAKDSLRKKLSDLIRD
- the lon gene encoding endopeptidase La encodes the protein MARTKFTNLDNLSLQDFDGEADLIPLMTPEDEEEINKEELPETLPILPLRNTVLFPGVVIPITAGRDMSIDLINEANKGSKIIGVVSQKDESVENPTADDINTTGVVARILRVLKMPDGNVTVIIQGKKRFNIAEVITEKPYIVATVREVPELRPEKGNEEFKAIIESIKEQALQIIKQSPNIPSEAGFAIKNIESESFLINFVSSNMNLTVEEKQKLLEIGDLKERALQTLRHMNTEMQKLELKNDIQNRVHNDMSQQQREYFLHQQMKTIQEELGGVSQEDELEEMRLRGKKKNWDEKVAKHFNKELAKMQRMNPQVAEYSIQRNYLDLFLDLPWNKFSKDKFDLKRAKRILDRDHYGLDDVKKRIIEYLAVLKLRNDMKSPILCLYGPPGVGKTSLGKSVAEALGREYVRMSLGGLRDEAEIRGHRKTYIGAMPGRILQSLKKAGTSNPVFVLDEVDKLSNSNQGDPSSALLEVLDPEQNADFHDNFLELGFDLSKVMFIATANNLGAIQPALRDRMEIINVTGYTIEEKVEIGKRHLLPKQLKEHGVKDDQLKIAKPQLEKIVEGYTRESGVRGLEKQIAKMVRYAAKNIAMEEEYKVKVDNEIVIDVLGAPKLERNKYENNDVAGVVTGLAWTQVGGDILFIESILSKGKGVLSVTGNLGKVMKESATLALEYIKSNAELLNLDPSVFEKYNVHIHVPEGATPKDGPSAGITMLTSLVSLFTQRKVKKSLAMTGEITLRGKVLPVGGIKEKILAAKRAHIKEIIMCRENERDIKEINEEYLKGLTFHYVNDMSEVLDIALTQEKVSKAKEL
- the porQ gene encoding type IX secretion system protein PorQ codes for the protein MIKKLLVLISIAYASGLWAQLGGRSTYQFLNLVSSPKQAAMGGKVVTDYSYDPTAALFNPATINAAMDNQLSLNYVNYLADVNYGTASYAYLYDRRTQVIHAGVTYVNYGNFSGYDEQGNATSDFSGGEVALSLGYAYNIPYTDLFIGANLKLISSKLEQYSSLGGAIDLGFIYVNEDINLNIGGVVRNLGTQFTAYDAVYEKLPLEIDIGISQQPAHVPLRWHFTLENLQNWNLAFENPNRATSDLNGNSTPETIRFFDEALRHMIIGAELFPDKGFNIRVGYNLRRAEELRILDQRSFAGLSAGFSVKFNKLRLSYSYARYNSAASSGFFGLNMDLR
- the cmk gene encoding (d)CMP kinase — its product is MKKITIAIDGFSSTGKSTVAKMLAKELDYIYVDTGAMYRAVTLFAMRKLFIKDGHFDKEGLIRNLFLVSVNFKLNPVTGIADVYLNNENVEKEIRTLEVSNFVSPIAAISEVRQLLVQKQHEMGKEKGIVMDGRDIGTVVFPDAELKVFMTASADERARRRYDELIAKGDDVSFEAVLENVQKRDRLDTSREDSPLVQADDAILLDNTYTNIEDQFHILLQLAKDRIYGRC
- a CDS encoding MFS transporter; this encodes MEKIKLSKSLLYLMAVGAGLVVANNYYNQPLLNLMAKTFEVTESQVSRIPLATQLGYAFGLLFIIPLGDKFSRRKIILFDFIAIIAALLVTAIAPSLWILTVSSFLIGFTSVVPQLFVPMAAELATEETRGKVIGIVMSGLLIGILGSRFLSGLIGEYYGWRIMYYLAAGIMVVYATLLYYKLPNVVTDFKGTYAELMRSLINIMKTKPEVRIAAIRGGLAFAGFSAFWTTLVFLMETNFGYGSAVSGMFGLLGMIGALGAALAGKLNDKYKQKKLVLIFSALLILSWVVFQFSGNSIIGLVIGVLLVDFSLQSLHVTNQNIIFSKNPDARNRVNTIYMVGYFIGGAFGTVAGAYAWEHFQWMGVATLGLVFSILILVFNTILKSE
- a CDS encoding NAD-dependent succinate-semialdehyde dehydrogenase, with protein sequence MSTETADKPKNKNSESKQEFLKTINPATGKELNQYEMMSDDEAKEAVEASHNAFSKWRHVSLEKRAEHIKNIGKSFKKNKDKLVKLMTAEMGKMLSQGEQEIDLCIAICDYTAENGPKELQDVNRTLPDGGKGLITYSPLGVIYGIQPWNFPTYQVVRYTIANLMAGNSILLKHAENVTGSALLIKEILDEAGLPENLFTVLRISHDQSDAIIDNDHVQGVTLTGSGAAGKIIGEKAGKALKKMVLELGSNDAYLVLEDADVDTAVKWCIQGRTYNNGETCVAAKRFVVTEKVYDEFKEKFVAGMSALKVGDPTDDSNDMGPMARKDLREKLHEQVEESVEKGAEILCGGKLPEGEGYFYPATILGNVTPGQPAYDDELFGPVASLIKAKDDEDAMRIANDSRFGLGGGIFSKDEKKAFELAKNHFDTGMVFINSFGVAQPNMPFGGVKNSGYGREHGGFGLKEFVNEKAIMSLEG